The genomic DNA TCCACATCTGCCCCTCTTTCATccacatctgtctctctttctaccACATCTGTCCCTCTTCCTACCACATCTGCCCCTATTTCTTCCACATCTGTCCCTCTTTCTTCCACATCCGTCCCTCTTTAATCCACATCCGTCCCTCTTTCATCCACATCTGTCCCTCTTTCATCCACATCTGTCCCTCTTTCTACCACGTCTGCCCCTATTTCTTCCacatctttccctctttcttccaCATCTGTCCCTCTTTCTTCCACATCTGCTCCTTTTTCTTCCACATCTGCCCCTATTTCTTCCACATCTGTCCCTCTTTCTTCCACATCTGTCCCTCTTTCTTCCACATCTGTCCCTCTTTCTACCACATCTGTCcgtctttcatccacatccGTCAATCTTTCATCCACATCTGTCCATCTTTCATCCACATCTGTCCCTCTTTCTTCCACATCTTTCCCTTTTTCTTCCACATCTTTCCCTTTTTCTTccacatctgtctctctttctaccacatctgtccctctttctaccacatctcctttttctaccacatctggAATGACCACATCTACCCCTCCCACAACTACAGCTGGCCCTGTTACTACGACAACCAGTTCTCCCTCAACTACCACTTTGAGCACCACTTTACCTACAACTACAGAAACACCAACTACTATTCTAACAACCACTCTCCCTCTGACCACAGCATCTGACATATCAACGACAACTTCTCCTACAACTACCATTCCAGCAACAACCACAGTccctacaacaacaacaacaacaacaacaaccaaaacTACTTCCACTACAACCACCACCACAACTACAAAGAAGAAAGATAAGGATGAAAACCCAAAGCCTCCTATACCACCTGCTCCACCAGTTCCACCTGTTGAACCAACAAGTCCTCACAAAACTACTACCATTCCACAAAAGGCCATTACCATTCATCCAGCAACTACTACTCAACAATCGTCTCCCATTGCACTGATGCTTCCAACTTCAATTGCTTATCACATCATCTCATCTCATAGTCCACCTTCCCATTCAGCTCCTTCTCAAACCTCAAGCCCTACAACGatgtttaaccctcctgttcctctttcaAATTCCTCCATCCTCTGTCCTCCTATTACACAAATGCATATTTCTCACTATTACCAGAATGTCCTTGCCTACTACCAAGTGTTATACCAATACCAGAATAACTGACATATTGGCAATTATGTCCTAATCAAGCAATGATGGTACTAACCTTCAGTGGAAAATGTGGCATCTATtcttataaaatgaataaatgtatcttcctcttcaatgtttttttgaatGTTCTAATGAATTTCTTTGCCTTATGTACatcattttaaatcacatctgTGTTGAAAAAGCGCTATGCAAATAAACTTGTATTGTTCAATATTAAAGTCCatacaaataatatttaaagCCAGTGGATTTATTACATGACCAGTATCAAGGTGCACCAGATTGAAAACCAGCCAAAAAAGCCCATCAAGCTCTAGATTGCCCAAATCTCAACTCATCGCTGGTTTTACATATACTTTATTTAATCAGGATATTATATTGAGATCAAGATCTCATTTACAATTGAGACCTGAGTACAAAGtgaaatattaaacaaaaatttaatcaaatgaaaataagaaaGATTTAAATATCAAGACAGCAGTATGTAGGCATATTAGGAAACATGTACGCACATTTTAATACAGAtaagttaaaaacatttttttaaagtgttttaaagCCCTCATTCACCATTGTAGACTGCATGAACGTGTTAGCTGGTATACACATACTTAAACACTGGCATATCTTAATTTGCAAGGCCATTTTAGGTATGCTTCCCTTCTGACCTTCATCAGAATAGTATGGGGAgagttgtgtctgtgtgaaatGGAAGTGGCTTAAATCAAAATGTCCACTAGATGGCATAAGTGTCCCATTTGAGGACAACTCCTCAGAAGCTATCTACAGTAGATGATAATTTGAAAGCACAAAGCATCACTCAATTGCTGTGAGTTGAGGTTGTTAATTCGTCTAACCAGAGTCTGCTGCTTGTGTTTGTATAACAGGGTTTATATATTATGCCATTTCActtgccattattgttatttaataTCAAGGTGTGTAGATTTATTGGCTCAAGGCACCTCTCTACAGTAGTTAAATACTGCTGGCTGATGTTTACTCATTGCCAGTTATGAGAGACATGCCCAAGGTGAGTTGCCGAATGCAGCACGGAGCACagatattgtttatttatgtcCGTATATTCATTGAATGAACATGTCATGTTGTctatagctttatatttagGGAACAATAATAGGTGTCACTGTCaatgtcaatttatttatatggcACGTTTAAAAACAACTGGGTTGACCAAAGTGTTTTAcaaggtaaaaacaacaattgaaTACAGAGTACATCACAAaggaaaataataaatgaataaaaggtAATAATATCTTCCTTAACTGGAAGGAAAGGCCAAAGAAaaaagatgtgtttttaacagtGATTTGAAGTGTGCAAGAGTAGGGGCGGTTTTAATATGAAATGGTAAACTGTTCCACAAGTTAGGGGCGGCTACAGCAAAGGGTCCATCACCTCTGGTTATGAGCCTGGTTATtggccaacccgttctcactccgaactcgtaaaatacggacgcttgggcagtcagcgtcagatacgacgcaaaaagcacccttcagcgtgtgtgtagcAGCTACACGGCGCTTGAATGATGATGACGTAGTGTTAAGAGCGACAatggtagcaagtagtatgaaagcccgaaaatccacaTAGCAAGGTTGGTTTGGGTGGTAGATGGGTATAATACGGTCAGGAGGCAGGCAGCAGCATTTCGGACTAGCTGCAGGCGTTGAATAGACGACTGGTCTAAACCCATGCTCTTTAAAAGAATCACAATAGTCAGAGTCGTGAAGTTATGGAGGTGTTGATCCAACCTCTAAGTCATAGGGACGTAGATAGGCCTTTATGTTGGCTATGTTGTCTCAGCTGAAAGAAGCTAGACCTGACAACAGAGGAAATCTGCTTGTCACCCAAAGCGCTGTCGAAATAGACACCAAGACTCTTACGCCGTGGAGCAAATGTTAGGGCTAGTGGGTCCTGGGGTGCCGACCTCAACCAGATCGTTTTTGTCCAAACACTATAACCTCAGCTTGTCCCAGTCTTGAGGTTGAGGAAGTTTCGAGGCTCATCCATCCTTTAATGTCATTTAGACAATCAGCAGGGACTGCAATGAGCCCTTCGTTTTATCTCTTCATCTAATTCTCTGCAAAATAACAagattatttcccaaaatgtccagaCTTTGCTTTTTCAATCTGCTTTATCTTACATTGTTCATTGCCatttcaaatattaaatgtatatgtatgtatatgtatatatatatatatatatatatatatatatcctgtcAAACGATTCAGCCCCCCAACACAGAGAGCGACTCTgcaagcctctctctctctctgtgaaacGTTCAGCCCCCAACACGGAAGCGACTCTGCAAGCCTTctgctctttatttttattaaatcttcgATCTTATGAAGTGCACCCTCTCCCTTTCTTCTGGACCCAAGAAAGTTAATTTCAGGCagatttcaaatgtgtttctgCGTTCAGATATTTACAGTTGTACAGTCAATTAGAGGTGATTGAAGCGTCCATTTTCAGATATGATTATGCAATATGAAAATGTGatacatttacataggctatagAGGGAGAAAGACACTGACGCATGCTGGTTATAGGCGGATCAGGatcaattccagtaattcccccaagagcaagcatttagtgcgagagtggcgaggaaaaactcccttttaggaagaaacctggcaCAGACCCAGtaggtaggcggtgtctgacggtgtcgGTTGAgcgtgtgatgaacagtggcaataacagtcacaataaagataatggaactatgattAGAAATagcagttgtagtagttcatggcataggaGTCTAGATCATAGTTTGCACAGCAGCACTTGATCTcagttttctgtctgtctgtagtaaCATTAACATAGTTAAATGGACGTAGAGAAGCTCGGTTGCAGCGTTTCTCCATCGCCTATAATCTTACACTTCACCCTCGTCGTCCTATTGCTGCTTGTCGGCTTCACAGCTGTTGAAGGTAAGCTCATGCAACACTGTCTTTACCACAGCAATGACTACAAACTAGCCTACTGATATATTCAGCCTTATAGACAGATTATTGTAGCCTCTCATGGAAATGAATCAGTATCTCCAGTTTACATGTAAACATGGAAAGATGTAACAATTTGTTTCTTATCATGTTATTCTgagatgtgtttttctgttttatttctctAGACATTTGGTAACTGTTGCTTAAATTGGATTTGCTGAAATGATAATTCAATAATGATCacggatgaaaaaaaaacattctttgtCCATAACATATATAACATTTCAATAAACAAAAGGGCTTAGTGTTTGTATAAAGTTTACTGACTGAAACTCAGAGAACGATATTAGAAAGTCCATTAATCTGTCTTCATGTCACCGGCTTAAGGTTTTACATGTTGTAATGTTACAGGCGACATGTTTTTATCCAGTTATGTGACACCCACTTTATCTTCTTAACGTTTGGATTGATAAGATTTAAGGGGCCAAAACTCCTGTAATGCTAAAATAGCCACTTTATCTGATACACCTGTTGCAATTCAACAAAACAGCTCTGCCATAAATCCTACCTTTACAAAGTGtataatgtttagtttttgttgacattgtGGGAAATGTGTAAATTGAATTATGTGGTTACTGAAATCATAGTTAAGGTGGTGTTGCTATGGGCTGCATTATATCTGACCTGTTTAAGTCAATTCATTCTGTCATAAAATGAGCTGCAGTCTAGATTAAAAACTTCTTTAAGCTTATGATATCTCAACCGAGATCAAATGTTCTTTTAGAACCCATTGCTGTGTCATTAAGGGTTGTGGTGGTTTAAACTTTGGTTTAGTCGAAACCTGGTTGTTCTGTGTCGCACACCTGCTTTAACAGAGTTTTAATGTCATGGGTTCATTATGAAGGGTGATTGCTACttttaagaacattttattAACTTTTAATAGTTGAAATCAGTCGACAGTTTTGACAGTTCAggtttttggacaaaacaagattccCAGATTAATCGTAAAACATAATTTGGAGGTTAAAGTTTCAGACTTATTTGTTAGTAAAACAATAGTGGAGATGTTTAAATCATCAGCATACAGTGAAACAGATCCCAGACTTAATTGGCTTCTTAGCAGGGTTTAAATTTAGGCTCCATTTTTCAGGTGACTCTCGCGTGGTTGGTCCACTTCAGCCAATCGTGGCTGCTCCTGGTGATGACGTCATCCTGCCGTGTCACGTGGAGCCTCCGGAAACCGTGGCGGGACTGACGGTGGAGTGGTCGAGGCCCGACCGTCAGCCGGACCCCAGAGATCGGCTGAGCCGGGTCGAATATGTGCATCTTTACCGGGACACCCGCGAGGTCCCGGACATGAAGATCTCATCGTACGTCGGTCGGACAGAACTGTTCACAGAAGGCCTGAGACACGGCAACATATCGCTCAAGATCATGAACGTGACACTTGCAGACAAAGGGAGATTCAGATGTTTCATCCCAAAGTTAAACGGCCAAATACAGTCTTCAGTTGTTCAGCTTGTTGTTGGTGAGTTAGTCTGTTAAGTTTGTGATCCAGATTAAAGCTGCAATAAACATTTTGACGGAAAATTGATCGTATCAACATTTTGTCTTGTCTGTACAGTGctaaaaatataatatacaagATCAGTGCCTTGAATGTCTTTTTGTCAACAACTTATGTTCCTGCTGCCCCATAGCAAAGGGCTGTTGTCTCCTTTAAATATTATTGTAAGTCATTGCACTctttacacttttgttttttttcagaacgAAAATCTGCTACAACAGAGACGCCACCCAGAAGTCACCAAACTCCTGATCCGAGGAAAGAGGCGGATGGTAAAGGTaagaaaaagtcttaaaatgcCAACGTTATTAGTACAAACATTGGGTTTTAAGTTTCTTTATTCCTGTTTGGCAGGCCATCATTGTCAGTGGTAGACTCAGCCATTCCTGCTTTGGATTCAAATTGCctttacacacatacaggaaacGATGCATGCATCTAGTGTAATTTCATGTCAATAATATTTCATTTCCCACTGCCCCACTGCCcatgcttcacattaaaagcgtAGAGCTACtcaagaaaacaacaaacactttGTTGTGAAGTTAAACTGCATTCGCTTTTACCACCGTTAACTACGGGCGTCACTAAATCAACAGGACCAAAATGAGGATTATTACTTACTAATGTCGGTGCTTTGGCTTCTATCAAACCTGACATTGAATCACATTCATGTTGTTTGTTAGCTCTCATCatcattgtttgtttgattcTTTTTGTCAGGTGGTTTGTCCAGTCAGCACATATGGGTCGTGGTTGTCTGTGTTGTCCTGATCAtcctggttgtttttggagTCATAGTTTATTTACCACAGGGTGTcacaaagtgtcaaaaacataaAGTAAGTCAGAATCAATTTTGAGTTTATgcattttcttattgtcaaaagaaaacacacaattcCTTTCTCTCAGTTGActaattattactttttattttttaaattgtcccTCCAGCTTATATTGGTACCAACTGTCTAAGTGCACATTGGAAGACACCGAAACCCACCAAAGGTCCTGTAAGTTTCTCTGATCTAGAGAGTCTTAAATGTGAAATAGAAGATCTGTTATTTGTACAATTGCTGACTTCATGTTGAAGGCATCAGGATTATTTGCATCTGCTGTATCCGGACTGAAACAGGGTTTTTTGGATAGTTTCACCCTATTTGAATTTTGTTTCCATAGCTTTGCATGTGGCTTTTAGTTGGACGTGGCAGCAGTGAGCCAGAGCTAAGTTTACATTTAAATGGAAGACATTGTTCATCAGGGAAAGTTAAAGGGTTCTCTGCTTTGTTATTTCCCTtacttgctttttattttattctgttctAATTTAATTATGTGTTATGTTCTATGTGTGTGACATGAAGAGGCTACAACTTATATTTAATTGTGTTGTGAAATACGAGATATATAAACCTTGTAACAGTGACTGTCAAGTTATGTCTTAACTTATTCTATATATAAACTCTTGTTCTGTTGTTATATGCTGTTTTTATTCTAAGATGTTTCAATAAAAGCGGGCCTTTTCTTGGTTAAACATTGTTCTTGTGATCTAACAGATAACCTTTGTTAATGTTGcacttcaaatatttttttcagatttgaTTTGTCAGTTCTGTATGTTGTGCTGTGCGTGAAGAGAATTGTGAGCACAGTTGATTATTCAGATGTTAAAAGCTACCTCTTGTGTTACGCTGCTCAAACAAGCACATTGTATTGTGACTTCTTGATGATTtcgtttgttttaaatcaaaagTCAATTTGATGAGTAATCGCCACATCTGGAGTGAAGTAGCTCTGTAATCTCATGCAATGAATAGTTGTGTGAAGAAACTGGACACAGTCGGTAACAAGCAAAGTAAGTTTCTAAAGAAAATAGCTAATATAGCTGATCAGGAAACTCACACAAAGATAATTGTTAGATATGGAGTGCAGAGAACATCAGCTCGATAAAAATGTTCATTAGAGTCACGctaagaaacacaaacattttgttcAGCATGTTGCCATTATAACTTCACATCATGTTGCCATTTTAGTGAGAACATGTTTCAGACAAAAATCAACAACAAGACAGACAACGAGGCAGACAACAACAGAATTTGAAATTGGAAGTTGAGACTTTttggaaagttttttttatttctctcatgAAATTAAATTCTAATGTGTTTCCCGTCTGCTTGTTTCTGTTCGtcagtgctaaaaaaaaatcacggaAACTTTGGGGGGCTTTTTTCTGTCCCAGAAACCGAGAGTCTAGTTTCACCTAATCCTAACCCATAAAGGTACATTAACAGAGCTTGCGAAGTTTCTCAGTTTCCCCAACAATCCCATGGGTCTTACGTAGGTAAATCAGTTGTTTGCAGGGTTCgaattacgtgggagccagAGGATGAGCTCCTATGAAAGCAGTAAAATCATACACCTGTGGTCGTCTCTAAAAATCATCAGCaccattatttaaatcacaaataaagcaattttcccaaacacacggagctctgaatcAGACCTGTGCGTcacttagtgtccactctcgctgtaacaatagagacgagcagcggcacagaccacggagctgctgcagcgcgCCTTCCGTCCGTAGTCTGCGCAGCTTCAGATTTATaaaggacgcgctctgctgtggaGATGCTGCGATACATGTGTCCCGTTTGTGCTTAGTGTATTTCTGCTGTAGTTTatggttttccacctccgatgtagagcagcgtacagccactcCCCTAAACCttctctcattcagagaccagagacccaaacggggctcgagtctgagatctaccgtatcaccagagcaatcacgtaatgcacagcagactgtggTGCTGGTggattgttttctgaaatatatatattcttgtagcagcctattatcactttatttttctcaaaatatcgacttctccaaatctcagagaacacagatgagatatattttgaatgtgcacaacgttttgaacatgagcagtaatattgctcaaacacatctgaaatattacagtccaggggtttattaataaattaaaatgaattcatgtatcattgaggtgaataattgtcatatgcacatttaaggaggttacttcctcaacaaaagacgcaaaagagtaaatgatgctaggctacatgtgtggtGACTCAgctataattagaaaagtcgatctacaggagaataaatagaatacagaatgcatatatatatatatatatatatatatatatatatatatatatactatatatatatatactatactatatactatatatatatactatatatatatatatactatatatatatatactatatatataaatatatagtatatatatatgtatatacagtacaatacagtatatatatatactatatatatatactatatatatatatatatatatatatatatatatatatatatatatatatatatatatatatatatatatattgtaccATACATTTCGTGGCCGGCCGGAaggaaaggggagggacttcgcctctgTGTGTATTTCCGTCATTTCCGTCCgacgggaaaaaaaacaaaacacacgaCTAGCAAAATAGCTGTAATGAAACCGAACCTAAAAAGCTCAACTACCACCTAAATGACCATGTGTAGCATACAGGTTAGGCGGTGAGTTAGCTAACGATACGGGGAACTGATGTTGGGTAGCCAACCAGCCTTTTTACAACATGAATTTAAGAGGACTCTTTCAGGACTTCAATCCCAGGTACCTTTAGCTACGACCTAGCTAGCACTTTAGCTAACTGTGtcgctgttgttgttgttgcgcTGTCTGCCGAAGGGAAAACATGCTGAAAAGTTTTTTTCATACGGGTGGAATAAAACACAGGTATTCCTCATAGCTGAACAGATAAAGTAATCTATAAAGTAAGTGTAAGTGCAGTGGTTAAAAGAAACGAAAAGAAGGTATCTGGCTAAACAAGGcctagctagcatgctagctaagATAACGCTAGGTTAATGTTATCTGCAAAATACGTTGACTGTAGCTTTTAAGTCCAAACCTCACGCATGTTTTCAGTGTCCATACTTAGCTTAATAATGCATGACACGTTGTTTTTAGGTTGCACATAACAATTAGCTACAGTTATGAATATCTTAATGAGATTTACAGGCCCTCAAGAGCAACGGTTCCCGGcttaaaataaaagtgataaCTACTAAAACTGGCCAAAAGTTGTAATACTAAAAAACCAATTATGGATTCCTTTAATAATGGACGTAATAAATGGAGTACAATCCACCTGCAGGCATATATTcacatttacattatatttacaaaaggcttcatagttaaatgatttttttttttaaatcgttaGATTACTGAGTAAGTAAGTTATCAAATAAATCTATAACTCTGAATCAGCaaatatgtttaaaacatgTCTAATCTCTAATGGCATTTCTCTTATGTTGTTTATACATAAATAAGATTACAGAAGTGTTCAAAAATGAACCTCTTTTCATCCATTTATCTGATTTTCACATTCTAAGCCGTAGCCAAATACTTTTGTCTATTTATTTGAGTTGCACCCATGACTGATATTACCACCGTCTCCTTCTCAACCATCCTAACTTTCAAGTTGGTCTTTTTATATTATCCTATTGTTTTCCCAAATGTGGACACTGATTACAGCACATTTCAGTTATGCTTCTCTTTCTTCAATAATTGACATTTCACGTGcacacattgtttaaaaaaaaagatgctccTTCAATACCTGTAACTGTCAGTACTCACAAGAATACGAACAGGCTGCTTCTTTACATTGACGTCAACGGTCaaacatgtctctctctctctctcttccctgttGCAGTAAGTTCCTGATCtactcctgtctgcttctcttcTCCGTGTTGCTCTCCTTGAGGCTGGAtggagtcatccagtggagctACTGGGCTGTGTTCACCCCGATATGGCTGTGGAAGCTGTTGGTCATCATTGGGGCCTCTGTGGGCACTGGAGTCTGGGCACACAACCCCCAGTACAGGTAGACTCTCTCACACATTAACGTGGGCTGCACAATACTGTCCAGCACATGGAATTGTTTACTTAATTATGCATTTAGTGTACATGTACGAAGTATGCATGTCATTAGTAGGGGTGGGTATCATTCCGAAATTTTCGACACCTCTTCCTGATACCAATACCTTTTTTCCCGATACcaatttttataaaataaaataaaatctgttttaataaaaaatacattacaacattacacattatgaaACAAATCCTTTTTCTTCCACTAATGTGACGCACACTGTAGTCAAGCCTCTCAAAACACAACACTCAGACACACTGGGTGGGAATCTTGGGAATCGCTGGTCCCACGATTCAATTCGATTACAAATATCCTTTTCAAGATTTGAATCAGTTCAATATCGCGATGTGTCATAACCTCAATATGATCATATATTGCTACAAATGGTTTTCATTGACAAAttcaatgatatatatatatatatatatatatatatatgaacgccccttttttattgtctgctcttaaaaaatacacttcctgaatgtaacGGAACGGTCTGAACAAAGCAGACACAAAATTAACAAGTTACATCTGTAGGCAATAATTGATTATGATCTGTCATTGCATCAATGCAGAATCGTCCACGTCTGCATCACAgtgcatcgatgcaatgattaatttcaatgcgcctaaacacacacacacaccctgagtCCGTTTCTGTgtacgtaacgtagagtttttcctgcatgcctctaTGACCTGTAATAtgagacagccaatcaccaacaTTATTAGATGTTGGTACAAGCATGCCGTGTGCTCATTGGCTAACTGAAGCTGATGAGATTTtgagctggagagatgccagttcacctcctgggcactgccaaggtgctcttgagcaaggcactgaacccccaactgctcagggcgCTCCTCCAAGGAGCAGCACCCTcattctgacatctctccattagtttGTAGCATGTATAGGTCCGAGCATGtttgtaattcaggcctgtgtttaatgtgtgtgcaacTGTACTAACTAATTTCCCGAGGGATAAATGAAAGGCATTCTTCTTCTAAAAAAGCGATATTAGAATACTGattatatgtttatattataATCTTTATGCCTTtattgtgtgtgattgtgtctgTTTGGTTAGCGTGCAGCATGACATTTCATCGCAGGAATCATCAGTGTCAGTATGGATGAACCATATGATGGTTTGATCTTAATGTATTCTCTCTTAGGGCCGAAGGGGAGACATGTGTGGAGTTCAAGGCCATGCTGATCGCAGTTGGGCTCCACGTCCTGCTGCTGATGTTCGAGGTCTTAGTGTGCGACCGTGTGGCGAGGGGAAATTACTTCTGGCTTCTCGTCTTCATGCCTCTCTTCTTCGTGTCGCCCGTCTCAGTAGCAGCCTGCGTCTGGGGGTTCAGACACGACCGCTCGCTCGAGGTAAAGGGTACACTGAGACCAGAGTAGGAAATCAATGCTAAGTCACGGCCAAACACAATTGCAACTGTGGCCAGATGGTGTGAGTTTGTCTGGAGAGGGACAGGGACTACTCATATACAGGCACAAAGATTAACATTGGGACTGGAgttgaatattttatttttcccaGTATGAAGAGTATGTTTTATGTAGGGCAGCATACCGTTAAAAAATTCTCAATAGCGGTACGGATACCGTGTATTCTATACTGGTtcttaaacaaaaatgttttccagACCAATTTTATAAATCTATTTTAGAGAGCTTAcaaaccaaccagacggccgaccgtcggcagaaaagccagtcggactgatcagtcgggtccccgaggtccaaaaaaatgcctcaaaacacactgagccggcgccgacttgagcgtgcgcgaaacgtaatacgtctccatagcagcaggcggcgcttctctgtattgtttcccagaaaatgaaaactggcagctgattggacgaacacgtcacgtgggtcttcacagccagactgtcacggcggctcgttcagaatacaatctcatattgtactaaaatagttcaccgaaacgtgtttctgaacacattttaagcgagaaataggccgtgcagttgctga from Sander vitreus isolate 19-12246 chromosome 19, sanVit1, whole genome shotgun sequence includes the following:
- the LOC144534439 gene encoding myelin-oligodendrocyte glycoprotein-like: MDVEKLGCSVSPSPIILHFTLVVLLLLVGFTAVEGDSRVVGPLQPIVAAPGDDVILPCHVEPPETVAGLTVEWSRPDRQPDPRDRLSRVEYVHLYRDTREVPDMKISSYVGRTELFTEGLRHGNISLKIMNVTLADKGRFRCFIPKLNGQIQSSVVQLVVERKSATTETPPRSHQTPDPRKEADGKGGLSSQHIWVVVVCVVLIILVVFGVIVYLPQGVTKCQKHKLILVPTV